The proteins below come from a single Xiphophorus couchianus chromosome 20, X_couchianus-1.0, whole genome shotgun sequence genomic window:
- the snai1a gene encoding snail family zinc finger 1a isoform X1, with product MPRSFLVKKYFAKQKPNYSELEYQNADTSLETYPLAELPSADNSTSTCFTTGLVWDLSVLPTLYLPTAHSEASGTSGPLDLSSPCSLSSSASSSGEEDEGRSSDPPSPEPVIKYAPRQRMKCTGVMAHVSPPEEEEERGETPAMAARPAFLCKHCPKEYTSLGALKMHIRSHTLPCVCTTCGKAFSRPWLLRGHIRTHTGERPFSCPHCNRAFADRSNLRAHLQTHAEVKKYQCGVCSRTFSRMSLLQKHSSSGCCSTLG from the exons atgcCTCGGTCTTTCTTGGTAAAGAAGTATTTCGCTAAACAAAAGCCAAACTACAGCGAACTGGAATATCAGAATG CAGATACTTCACTGGAGACCTATCCTCTGGCTGAGTTGCCATCAGCAGACAACAGCACCTCCACCTGCTTCACCACAGGTCTGGTGTGGGACCTGAGCGTCCTCCCCACCCTCTACCTGCCCACCGCCCATTCGGAGGCCTCTGGCACCTCGGGCCCCCTGGACCTGAGCTCCCCTTGCAGCCTCAGCAGCAGCGCCAGCAGCAGCGGCGAGGAAGACGAGGGGCGCAGCTCGGACCCCCCCAGCCCAGAGCCTGTCATCAAGTACGCCCCTCGCCAGAGGATGAAGTGCACCGGCGTCATGGCCCACGTCAGCCCCCccgaagaagaagaggagagaggagagaccCCGGCGATGGCGGCCAGGCCGGCTTTCCTCTGCAAACACTGCCCCAAGGAGTACACCAGCCTGGGGGCTCTGAAGATGCACATTCGCTCACACACCCTGCCTTGTGTCTGCACCACCTGCGGGAAGGCGTTCTCCAGGCCCTGGCTGCTGCGCGGCCACATTCGCACACACACAG GTGAGCGTCCGTTCTCGTGTCCCCACTGCAACCGGGCTTTTGCGGACCGTTCCAACCTGAGGGCCCACCTGCAGACCCACGCCGAGGTAAAGAAGTACCAATGCGGCGTCTGCTCTCGCACCTTCAGCCGCATGTCGCTGCTGCAGAAGCACAGCTCCTCAGGATGCTGCTCCACTTTGGGCTGA
- the snai1a gene encoding snail family zinc finger 1a isoform X2 has translation MPRSFLVKKYFAKQKPNYSELEYQNDTSLETYPLAELPSADNSTSTCFTTGLVWDLSVLPTLYLPTAHSEASGTSGPLDLSSPCSLSSSASSSGEEDEGRSSDPPSPEPVIKYAPRQRMKCTGVMAHVSPPEEEEERGETPAMAARPAFLCKHCPKEYTSLGALKMHIRSHTLPCVCTTCGKAFSRPWLLRGHIRTHTGERPFSCPHCNRAFADRSNLRAHLQTHAEVKKYQCGVCSRTFSRMSLLQKHSSSGCCSTLG, from the exons atgcCTCGGTCTTTCTTGGTAAAGAAGTATTTCGCTAAACAAAAGCCAAACTACAGCGAACTGGAATATCAGAATG ATACTTCACTGGAGACCTATCCTCTGGCTGAGTTGCCATCAGCAGACAACAGCACCTCCACCTGCTTCACCACAGGTCTGGTGTGGGACCTGAGCGTCCTCCCCACCCTCTACCTGCCCACCGCCCATTCGGAGGCCTCTGGCACCTCGGGCCCCCTGGACCTGAGCTCCCCTTGCAGCCTCAGCAGCAGCGCCAGCAGCAGCGGCGAGGAAGACGAGGGGCGCAGCTCGGACCCCCCCAGCCCAGAGCCTGTCATCAAGTACGCCCCTCGCCAGAGGATGAAGTGCACCGGCGTCATGGCCCACGTCAGCCCCCccgaagaagaagaggagagaggagagaccCCGGCGATGGCGGCCAGGCCGGCTTTCCTCTGCAAACACTGCCCCAAGGAGTACACCAGCCTGGGGGCTCTGAAGATGCACATTCGCTCACACACCCTGCCTTGTGTCTGCACCACCTGCGGGAAGGCGTTCTCCAGGCCCTGGCTGCTGCGCGGCCACATTCGCACACACACAG GTGAGCGTCCGTTCTCGTGTCCCCACTGCAACCGGGCTTTTGCGGACCGTTCCAACCTGAGGGCCCACCTGCAGACCCACGCCGAGGTAAAGAAGTACCAATGCGGCGTCTGCTCTCGCACCTTCAGCCGCATGTCGCTGCTGCAGAAGCACAGCTCCTCAGGATGCTGCTCCACTTTGGGCTGA